The Cylindrospermopsis curvispora GIHE-G1 genome contains a region encoding:
- the cutA gene encoding divalent-cation tolerance protein CutA: MYVTCKDRDEALSIGKLLVQEHLVACANIVESMDSIYWWNSEIQVEREAILIMKSRQDLFTQINDKINSVHSYDTPCIVAVPIDYISETYLSWLMKETKTL; this comes from the coding sequence TTGTACGTTACATGTAAAGATCGGGATGAAGCTCTTAGTATAGGTAAGCTACTAGTGCAAGAGCATCTTGTAGCCTGTGCTAACATAGTAGAAAGTATGGATAGTATCTACTGGTGGAATAGTGAAATACAGGTAGAAAGAGAAGCAATTTTAATTATGAAATCTCGCCAAGACCTATTTACACAAATAAATGACAAGATAAATTCCGTACATTCCTACGATACACCTTGTATTGTGGCTGTGCCAATTGATTATATAAGTGAGACTTATTTAAGCTGGCTAATGAAAGAAACAAAAACATTATAA
- a CDS encoding ABC transporter permease yields the protein MSDLVKLDITDLGFALGLMAITIGLSVWEKLGLELNLVIAGLRSFFQLVVLAYVLDFVFATDNVWVIGGFFLVMLTITAIVARNRISTKVSFLLPLVWTTIFVSTSLILIYINFLIIKPDLWYEPRYLIPISAILLANAMNAAAVAGERLVSSIRQFPQEIETHLSLGATPQQAVSQYRRDAIRTALFPTLNQMMFMGMVTIPTFSSGQLLAGMSPLEALSYQILIVFMVVLVNLLTAIFITRYLYRQFFNDAMQLLK from the coding sequence ATGTCAGATTTAGTTAAGTTGGACATTACAGATTTGGGTTTTGCTCTGGGTTTAATGGCTATTACCATTGGTTTATCCGTCTGGGAAAAATTGGGACTGGAATTAAACCTAGTCATAGCAGGGTTGCGAAGCTTTTTCCAATTGGTCGTGTTGGCATACGTTTTAGATTTCGTTTTTGCCACTGATAATGTTTGGGTTATTGGGGGGTTTTTCCTGGTTATGTTGACAATTACAGCTATTGTAGCCAGAAACCGTATCAGTACAAAAGTTTCTTTCTTACTTCCCCTGGTTTGGACAACTATTTTTGTCAGTACATCACTAATTCTTATTTATATAAACTTTCTCATTATTAAACCTGATCTATGGTATGAACCACGTTATTTAATTCCTATATCCGCTATATTGCTTGCCAATGCCATGAATGCAGCAGCAGTAGCAGGGGAAAGATTAGTTAGCAGTATTCGTCAATTTCCTCAAGAAATCGAAACCCATCTGAGTTTAGGCGCAACGCCACAACAAGCTGTTAGTCAATATCGCCGAGACGCAATTAGAACAGCTCTTTTTCCCACACTTAATCAAATGATGTTCATGGGGATGGTAACCATACCTACTTTTAGTAGCGGACAATTACTGGCAGGTATGTCACCGCTGGAAGCCTTATCCTACCAAATTCTTATCGTTTTTATGGTAGTCCTGGTTAATTTACTAACGGCAATTTTCATTACTAGATATCTATATCGTCAATTTTTCAATGATGCTATGCAGTTGTTAAAGTAG
- a CDS encoding ATP adenylyltransferase family protein, whose product MTHSQILLPPGTLWKKLQETTQHALHCGALTPVSTESEFIEQDGVIFLVRILSNLNCKQSAQKKQDQTIKVYGTDFNPFLPYQEDLFVADISETHVCILNKFNVVDYHLLIITRAFVEQESLLTGEDFAAMWACLAEFDGLAFYNGGKVAGASQRHKHLQIIPLAGTEIPIAPLLATAKLENGITTIPAFPFLHAFTTFSPNETPQDILSKYYALLDMVSITATDDRKQSAAYNFLATRNWMLVVPRLKEDFVSIPVNSLGFAGSLLVKNSAQMQLVKDIGPMNILKNVAISNI is encoded by the coding sequence ATGACACACAGTCAAATCTTACTCCCTCCTGGGACATTGTGGAAAAAACTCCAAGAAACTACTCAGCATGCTTTACATTGCGGTGCGCTCACACCCGTATCTACTGAGTCTGAATTCATTGAACAAGATGGAGTAATCTTTTTAGTACGAATATTGTCTAACCTGAATTGCAAACAAAGTGCCCAAAAAAAACAAGACCAAACTATTAAGGTTTACGGAACAGACTTTAACCCTTTTCTGCCATATCAAGAAGATCTATTTGTAGCTGATATCTCAGAAACTCATGTTTGTATATTGAATAAGTTCAATGTGGTTGATTATCACCTATTGATTATTACCCGTGCTTTCGTAGAACAAGAGAGTCTCCTGACCGGGGAAGATTTTGCAGCAATGTGGGCCTGTTTAGCAGAATTTGATGGACTGGCATTCTATAATGGCGGTAAGGTTGCTGGTGCTAGTCAGCGCCATAAACATTTACAAATTATTCCCCTAGCTGGAACTGAAATTCCCATAGCACCATTATTGGCTACAGCTAAGTTGGAAAATGGCATTACTACCATACCAGCATTTCCTTTCCTTCATGCTTTCACTACTTTTTCCCCCAATGAAACTCCTCAAGATATCCTATCCAAGTATTATGCTTTGTTAGATATGGTCAGCATTACAGCAACTGATGATCGTAAACAATCCGCAGCCTACAATTTTCTGGCAACCCGAAATTGGATGTTGGTTGTACCAAGATTAAAGGAGGATTTTGTCTCCATTCCTGTCAATTCCCTGGGCTTTGCAGGTAGTTTATTGGTTAAAAATTCCGCACAAATGCAGCTAGTTAAGGACATTGGCCCTATGAATATTTTAAAGAACGTTGCCATATCCAATATCTAA